In a single window of the Arthrobacter sp. StoSoilA2 genome:
- a CDS encoding McrC family protein, with translation MAATLRDTGLVSVVPAHGDAWTILPAGKVGAVQIDDLLVRVKPKEKVGLSRLLFLLGYAADPGFRPDNVIGAEDDDLFAALGESLARHGERALERGPLNGYVSLEEALRTVKGRIRVGDQMSRRPGLLLPLEVTYDDYTADVTENQILRAAIRMMMQVPRLPDALLGRLAHLDSKLEGVSTLNHGAVLPAWTESRINGHYVPALRLSEIILQTMSAEAGVGHRMVASFAVNMATVFEDFVGTALKEALEPYPGLTEWQYEAFMDESEPGFRSSDRVRMFVDVVHSVQGRPAMIFDAKYKAASASGAYPNADHYQMLAYCTALRVPRAWLVYAGRGDARVRRILNTGVSVVEFPLDLSQEPEALLARVEELAANAYGSWFRTSDPEEASWLGTAGHR, from the coding sequence GTGGCTGCCACGCTGCGGGACACTGGCCTGGTTTCCGTCGTGCCCGCGCATGGGGATGCTTGGACCATTCTGCCCGCCGGGAAAGTTGGGGCCGTCCAGATCGACGACTTGTTGGTTCGAGTGAAGCCCAAGGAAAAGGTGGGTCTCAGCCGGCTGCTATTTCTGCTGGGTTATGCGGCGGACCCAGGCTTTCGTCCGGACAACGTAATTGGTGCTGAAGATGACGATCTCTTTGCTGCACTGGGTGAGTCGCTTGCGAGGCACGGCGAACGAGCGCTTGAACGTGGGCCACTGAACGGTTACGTGTCTCTGGAAGAGGCGCTACGGACGGTGAAGGGCCGAATACGTGTCGGTGACCAGATGAGCAGGCGTCCTGGACTGCTCCTGCCTCTCGAAGTTACATACGACGACTACACAGCTGACGTAACTGAGAACCAGATTCTCCGGGCCGCGATTCGGATGATGATGCAGGTTCCTCGGCTGCCGGACGCGCTCCTGGGACGTCTTGCTCACCTGGATTCGAAGCTTGAGGGTGTTTCTACTTTGAATCACGGGGCCGTGTTGCCAGCCTGGACCGAATCCAGAATCAATGGCCACTATGTGCCGGCACTGAGGTTGTCCGAAATCATCCTTCAGACCATGTCCGCGGAAGCCGGGGTGGGTCATCGCATGGTTGCCTCTTTCGCAGTAAATATGGCCACTGTATTTGAGGACTTTGTAGGCACTGCCTTGAAGGAGGCGCTCGAGCCTTATCCAGGGCTGACGGAGTGGCAATACGAAGCATTCATGGACGAATCGGAACCGGGTTTTCGGAGCAGCGACCGGGTGCGGATGTTTGTGGACGTAGTGCATTCCGTCCAAGGACGACCGGCGATGATCTTCGATGCCAAGTACAAGGCGGCCTCAGCAAGCGGCGCCTATCCCAATGCGGATCACTATCAGATGCTTGCGTACTGTACTGCTCTCCGAGTGCCCCGCGCTTGGCTCGTTTACGCCGGGAGGGGTGATGCTCGGGTTCGCCGAATCTTGAACACGGGGGTGTCCGTGGTGGAATTCCCACTGGATTTGTCGCAGGAGCCGGAGGCGTTATTAGCGCGGGTGGAGGAGCTCGCGGCAAATGCGTATGGAAGCTGGTTCCGGACGAGTGATCCAGAGGAGGCATCCTGGCTAGGAACGGCTGGTCATCGCTGA
- a CDS encoding dihydrofolate reductase family protein encodes MGLIHIDLFTTLDGVAQAPGGPEEDPEGGFEFGGWQAPLFDDAVGEQVESGMVGMDALLLGRRTYDIFASYWPHQDSGIAQLFNRIPKYVASRQSLKLEWDGSSQLGPDVVASLRELRNQHENIHVIGSLDFVQTLFAERLFDRLNLWVYPILLGRGKKVFAGGVVPTNLQLIEPVVASPKGALMQRYALVEGTPGVGDMTEID; translated from the coding sequence ATGGGACTGATCCATATTGACCTGTTCACCACGCTCGACGGTGTCGCGCAGGCGCCCGGCGGCCCTGAGGAAGATCCCGAGGGCGGTTTCGAGTTTGGTGGCTGGCAGGCGCCTCTGTTTGACGATGCGGTTGGCGAGCAGGTCGAATCAGGGATGGTGGGGATGGACGCGCTGCTGCTCGGCCGCCGGACCTACGACATCTTCGCTTCGTACTGGCCTCACCAGGACAGTGGAATCGCGCAGTTGTTCAACCGGATTCCGAAGTACGTGGCCTCGCGCCAGTCCCTGAAGCTTGAGTGGGATGGTTCCTCCCAGCTCGGTCCTGACGTGGTGGCTTCTCTGCGCGAGCTCCGCAACCAGCACGAGAACATTCACGTGATCGGCAGCCTGGATTTTGTGCAGACCCTGTTCGCTGAGCGGCTGTTCGACCGGCTCAATCTGTGGGTGTATCCGATCCTTCTGGGCCGTGGGAAGAAGGTGTTCGCCGGTGGGGTTGTCCCGACGAACCTTCAACTTATTGAGCCGGTGGTTGCCTCGCCAAAGGGTGCGTTGATGCAGCGGTACGCCCTGGTTGAGGGGACGCCTGGGGTGGGGGATATGACCGAAATCGATTAA
- a CDS encoding RNA polymerase sigma factor — MRQMGESDQDLWQECVAGNADAFGALFDRHADAVFRYCLSRCGSWHDAEELASITFLEAWRQRNRLKLERDSVLPWLLGVATNANRNRARAAKRHAAFLARLPHSDSRHGEHEADHAEAIATRLDAERSVRDLLATTAGLSDGERDVVILCLLNGIGQDEAATTLGIRAGTVKSRLHRARVKLTAFRRSKERIEQTDIKIVETRLS; from the coding sequence ATGAGGCAAATGGGGGAATCCGATCAAGACCTGTGGCAAGAGTGCGTCGCAGGCAACGCTGACGCATTCGGTGCCCTATTCGACCGGCATGCAGACGCGGTCTTCCGGTACTGCCTGAGCCGCTGCGGTTCATGGCACGATGCAGAAGAACTCGCGTCAATCACCTTTCTGGAGGCATGGCGGCAACGGAACAGGCTAAAGCTGGAACGGGATAGTGTCTTGCCTTGGCTTCTTGGGGTCGCAACAAACGCGAACCGCAACCGCGCCAGGGCAGCCAAACGGCATGCCGCTTTTCTTGCCAGGCTGCCGCACTCGGATTCACGTCATGGAGAACACGAAGCTGACCATGCGGAAGCGATCGCCACAAGACTCGACGCCGAACGCTCCGTTCGTGACTTGCTGGCCACGACGGCGGGACTAAGCGACGGCGAACGCGACGTAGTGATCCTGTGCCTACTGAACGGAATCGGTCAGGACGAAGCCGCAACAACACTAGGCATCCGCGCCGGGACGGTGAAGTCAAGACTTCACCGCGCCCGGGTGAAGCTGACCGCCTTTAGACGGTCAAAAGAGCGCATCGAACAAACCGACATCAAGATCGTTGAAACGAGACTGTCATGA
- a CDS encoding APC family permease, with translation MTPTFETDAPAGEKPVGPTSAQTVNQGWRRVLGVPSLVLLGLVYMVPLTIFSTYGIVVELTGGRLSAAYAVTLVVMLFTARSYGRMSQAFPFGGSAYTYATRSFGAGLGFMAGWSLLLDYLLLPMINYLLIGIYMEAAFPAIPAWVFMIVSIAAVTVLNVLGITAIAKANFVVVGLQALFIVLFGALGLSSITGAGNLDLMAPFTGAEGAEGLSPIFAGSAILCLSYLGFDAVSTFAEETKDPKRNLPKAIMLTTILAGVIFLGLAYISHLVLPVSSFNDVDSAAIEVIGKAGGELLVAFFTAAYVAGSLGSALTSQASVSRIIHSMGRSGVFPPALGRLHARFQTPVLPILITSGVSLLAFVLDLLTISSLISFGALVAFSIVNLSVIKHYYFDRKDRGTRGVIYNLILPGIGFALTIWLWTSLSGLSFKFGLAWAGVGLVYLAILTRGFRRPAPQLDLKEA, from the coding sequence ATGACCCCCACATTTGAAACAGATGCACCGGCAGGCGAGAAGCCTGTGGGGCCAACTTCGGCTCAGACCGTAAACCAGGGTTGGCGCCGCGTTCTCGGTGTTCCGTCGCTGGTGTTGCTGGGCTTGGTTTACATGGTGCCCCTGACGATCTTCAGCACCTACGGCATCGTCGTGGAACTCACGGGTGGGCGACTATCGGCAGCCTACGCCGTGACGCTCGTGGTCATGCTGTTCACGGCACGCTCATATGGTCGGATGTCGCAGGCGTTCCCGTTCGGTGGTTCCGCTTACACGTATGCGACGCGGTCGTTCGGCGCCGGCTTGGGATTCATGGCCGGCTGGTCGCTCCTGCTCGACTACCTGTTGCTGCCGATGATCAACTACCTGCTCATCGGCATCTATATGGAGGCTGCCTTCCCGGCTATCCCTGCCTGGGTGTTCATGATTGTCTCCATCGCCGCCGTGACGGTACTGAACGTCCTCGGAATCACGGCGATCGCGAAGGCGAATTTCGTGGTGGTGGGACTCCAAGCGCTCTTCATCGTTCTATTCGGCGCCCTTGGCCTCTCTTCCATCACGGGTGCAGGGAACCTGGACTTGATGGCTCCCTTCACCGGGGCCGAGGGCGCCGAAGGTCTCTCCCCGATCTTCGCCGGCTCTGCCATCCTTTGCCTTTCGTACCTCGGGTTCGACGCCGTTTCGACCTTCGCGGAGGAGACCAAGGACCCGAAGCGCAACCTGCCCAAGGCCATCATGCTGACCACCATCCTGGCCGGCGTCATCTTCCTCGGTCTGGCTTACATCAGCCACCTGGTTCTTCCGGTCAGCAGCTTCAACGATGTGGACTCCGCTGCCATCGAGGTCATCGGCAAGGCAGGTGGGGAGCTGCTCGTCGCCTTCTTCACGGCTGCCTATGTCGCGGGCAGCCTCGGATCGGCGCTCACCTCGCAGGCTTCGGTCTCACGCATCATCCACTCCATGGGCCGCAGCGGCGTGTTCCCGCCAGCTTTGGGAAGGCTTCATGCTCGATTCCAAACGCCCGTTCTTCCGATTCTGATCACATCGGGCGTCTCACTGCTGGCCTTCGTGCTCGACCTGTTGACCATCTCCTCGCTCATCAGCTTCGGAGCGCTGGTCGCGTTCTCCATCGTCAACCTGTCGGTCATCAAGCACTACTACTTTGACCGGAAGGACCGCGGCACCAGGGGAGTGATCTACAACCTGATACTGCCGGGAATCGGCTTCGCGTTGACCATCTGGTTGTGGACGAGCCTGAGCGGATTGTCCTTCAAGTTTGGGCTCGCATGGGCTGGCGTGGGCCTCGTCTACCTCGCCATCCTCACCCGCGGGTTCCGGCGGCCAGCACCTCAGCTTGATTTGAAGGAAGCGTAG
- a CDS encoding dihydrofolate reductase family protein, which translates to MGLIHIDLFTTLDGVAQAPGGPEEDPEGGFEFGGWQAPLIDDVVGEQIESGMVGMDAVLLGRRTYDIFASYWPHQDNGIARLFNRIPKYVASRQSLNLEWDGSSQLGPDVAASLHELRGKHENIHVIGSLDFVQTLFAERLFDRLNLWVYPILLGRGKKVFADGVIPTNLQLIEPVVASPKGAVMQRYALVEGTPGVGDMTEQ; encoded by the coding sequence ATGGGACTGATCCATATTGACCTGTTCACCACGCTCGACGGCGTCGCGCAGGCGCCCGGTGGCCCTGAGGAAGATCCGGAAGGCGGTTTCGAGTTCGGCGGCTGGCAGGCGCCTCTGATTGATGATGTGGTGGGCGAACAGATCGAATCCGGGATGGTTGGGATGGACGCGGTGCTGCTCGGGCGCCGGACCTACGACATCTTCGCTTCGTACTGGCCCCACCAGGACAATGGAATCGCGCGGTTGTTCAACCGCATACCGAAGTACGTGGCCTCGCGTCAGTCGCTGAACCTCGAGTGGGATGGTTCCTCACAGCTTGGTCCCGATGTGGCGGCTTCCCTGCACGAGCTGCGCGGCAAACACGAGAACATTCACGTGATCGGCAGCCTGGACTTTGTGCAGACCCTGTTCGCGGAGCGGCTCTTCGACCGGCTCAATCTGTGGGTGTATCCAATCCTCCTGGGCCGCGGGAAAAAGGTGTTCGCCGATGGTGTCATACCGACGAACCTTCAACTCATTGAGCCGGTGGTTGCCTCGCCAAAGGGTGCCGTGATGCAGCGGTACGCGCTGGTTGAGGGGACGCCGGGGGTGGGGGATATGACCGAGCAATGA
- a CDS encoding S1 family peptidase gives MIKKSWPIAASSLLLLLGIAGPAAAASDSPITPPGESAIEEYAKSVGVDFLDNQKKLSEFKYWITQLPGIYDAGYVEQVNNAKMLSVKALWKGASPLRETVATEGRVRGITVTFSERPYSMLEINSATEALMRNDKAFEPLGFRIASIGGIGDDAGQIAIRGYALKSEDNLLTSSERTAVEKAAREITKLPIEVIDGVQSRPATRMNDYSPFNSGAYLINANGMACSTGFALKGTTGPGNWTSTARHCDGTSWWYARDNSGSSAGMQWRDSPDGQAALLSADGSMQMFDGAWNNTAGYSKPVAGFHDLSLGDYVCTSGGNSGVHCNIGITYLNFSWNDGYGYASQMEGYQATDGQWAAIQGDSVGPVLVPYGNGSVGAAGMIQAVAGTLFNNGKCGSVRDGGANLCSRYVWFTSTRTIANSLGMNLVTW, from the coding sequence GTGATCAAGAAATCATGGCCTATAGCGGCAAGTTCCTTGCTGCTGCTGCTCGGTATTGCCGGCCCAGCCGCGGCAGCGTCAGACTCACCCATTACTCCTCCTGGCGAGAGTGCCATTGAGGAATACGCAAAGAGTGTCGGGGTGGACTTTCTGGACAACCAGAAAAAGCTCTCTGAATTCAAATACTGGATCACGCAGCTTCCTGGAATCTATGATGCCGGCTATGTTGAACAAGTCAATAACGCGAAGATGCTGTCTGTGAAAGCTCTATGGAAGGGTGCTTCCCCGCTCCGCGAGACTGTAGCCACCGAAGGAAGGGTGCGGGGAATCACTGTGACATTCTCCGAGCGTCCGTACTCGATGCTGGAAATCAATTCGGCGACAGAGGCGTTGATGAGGAACGACAAAGCCTTTGAACCGCTGGGATTTAGGATTGCATCTATCGGTGGGATCGGTGACGACGCCGGGCAAATCGCGATACGCGGATACGCGCTGAAGAGTGAAGACAATTTGCTCACTTCGTCTGAGCGGACGGCAGTCGAGAAGGCAGCGCGCGAAATCACCAAGTTGCCCATTGAAGTTATCGATGGTGTCCAATCACGCCCGGCCACGAGAATGAATGACTATAGTCCATTCAACTCTGGCGCGTACTTGATCAACGCCAATGGCATGGCGTGTTCGACAGGGTTCGCTTTGAAGGGTACTACCGGACCAGGGAACTGGACCAGTACCGCACGCCATTGTGATGGCACGAGCTGGTGGTATGCGCGCGACAACTCCGGATCATCGGCCGGGATGCAGTGGCGGGATTCTCCAGACGGCCAGGCTGCACTGCTTTCAGCAGACGGCAGCATGCAGATGTTCGATGGGGCGTGGAACAACACGGCAGGGTACTCGAAGCCGGTCGCTGGATTCCATGATCTGTCCCTTGGTGACTACGTCTGTACGAGTGGCGGGAACTCGGGGGTCCATTGCAATATCGGTATCACGTATCTCAACTTCTCTTGGAACGACGGGTACGGTTACGCCTCTCAAATGGAAGGCTATCAAGCTACAGACGGTCAGTGGGCCGCAATCCAAGGTGACAGCGTCGGGCCAGTACTTGTTCCTTACGGTAACGGCAGCGTCGGAGCCGCAGGAATGATCCAGGCGGTCGCTGGCACCTTGTTCAACAATGGCAAGTGCGGAAGTGTTCGGGATGGAGGCGCGAACCTCTGCAGTCGATACGTTTGGTTCACCTCTACGCGCACGATTGCAAACAGCCTGGGAATGAACCTGGTGACCTGGTAG
- a CDS encoding transposase family protein produces the protein MSERRAVTKAIATRYARSDRAAKKQVLNELCATTGWHRDHARKALRQALVLKPVRPRAPRPPLYGEPVIEALRFCWAVQGTPCGRLLAAALPDLVPRLRRFNELQIDDSTAAQLLRIAPATIDRRLKPDRAKLDPRGRSHTKPGTLLKDSIPMRTWAEWDDAVPGFVEIDLVGHEVATGASSVSRWISPTLQRAGPRPDRCGNKAQKWVFAAIKDATAAFPFPILGIDSDNGTEFINWELLAWCEQESLTFTRSRSGNKNDGAHVEQKNWHIVRQTVGYHRYDTAAELELLNLIWALQRLLTNHFGPQQKLLAKVRTGAKITKTYDAPATPYQRVLADTGTVSRDVKTRLRRENKPLSPAAIQRQIQALSADLLTLTTAKRAAKPQPTLRAKPNDSTNQPRRAS, from the coding sequence ATGAGTGAACGCAGGGCTGTCACCAAGGCGATTGCCACCCGTTATGCCCGCTCGGACCGGGCGGCGAAGAAACAGGTTCTGAACGAGTTGTGCGCGACGACGGGCTGGCACCGGGACCATGCCCGGAAGGCTTTGCGGCAGGCTCTGGTGTTGAAACCGGTCCGGCCGCGGGCGCCGCGGCCTCCGCTCTACGGGGAGCCGGTGATCGAGGCGCTGCGGTTCTGCTGGGCGGTGCAGGGGACCCCGTGCGGGCGGCTGCTCGCAGCGGCCCTGCCTGATCTGGTGCCACGCCTGCGCCGGTTCAACGAGCTGCAGATCGATGACAGCACGGCGGCGCAATTACTGCGTATCGCACCGGCGACCATTGACCGCCGGCTCAAGCCGGACCGGGCAAAACTCGATCCCCGGGGCCGGTCCCACACCAAGCCCGGGACACTGCTGAAAGACTCCATCCCGATGCGGACCTGGGCCGAATGGGACGACGCGGTGCCCGGGTTCGTGGAAATCGATCTGGTGGGCCACGAGGTGGCAACCGGGGCGAGTTCTGTTTCACGCTGGATATCACCGACATTGCAACGGGCTGGACCGAGACCAGATCGGTGCGGGAACAAGGCCCAGAAATGGGTTTTCGCGGCCATCAAAGACGCGACCGCCGCGTTCCCGTTCCCCATCCTTGGCATCGATTCCGATAACGGCACGGAGTTCATCAACTGGGAGCTGCTGGCCTGGTGCGAACAGGAGAGCCTAACGTTCACCCGATCCCGCTCCGGGAACAAGAACGACGGGGCGCACGTGGAACAGAAGAACTGGCACATCGTCCGCCAGACCGTCGGCTACCACCGCTACGACACCGCCGCCGAACTGGAACTCTTGAACCTGATCTGGGCGCTGCAGCGGCTGCTGACGAACCATTTCGGACCGCAACAGAAACTCCTCGCGAAGGTCCGGACCGGGGCGAAGATCACCAAGACCTACGACGCGCCCGCGACGCCCTACCAACGTGTCCTGGCCGATACCGGCACTGTCTCACGGGACGTGAAAACAAGGCTGCGTCGTGAAAACAAGCCCTTGAGTCCGGCCGCCATCCAGCGCCAGATCCAGGCCCTCAGCGCCGACCTCCTGACCCTGACCACCGCCAAACGCGCAGCCAAACCCCAACCAACCCTCCGGGCAAAACCAAATGATTCCACGAATCAACCCAGACGGGCATCTTGA
- a CDS encoding alpha/beta fold hydrolase: protein MRRFRLTAVLAAAALMIGLFAAPAAQADSISPDPPGANDWTCKPSSVHPYPVVLVPGTFETMYKNWALLSPVLKGQGYCVFALNYGVANGVPASGAIRNSAAELATFVKSVLGATGAKKVDLVGHSQGGMMPRYYIGFLGGAKYVHHLVGIAPSSHGTQGLIAPSPAGMILDTTATSTLCQACADQHAGSAFMAELNSIGDTVPGPSYTVISTRYDEIVTPYTSQALVGPGKQVSNLGLQDYCPLDTFEHDQSPNDPNVWSLVSNALLQSGPADPTYRPQCM, encoded by the coding sequence ATGCGCCGATTCCGACTCACCGCCGTCCTCGCCGCTGCGGCGCTCATGATTGGACTCTTCGCCGCTCCCGCGGCTCAGGCCGACTCGATCTCGCCAGACCCGCCCGGAGCCAATGACTGGACGTGCAAGCCTTCGAGCGTGCATCCATATCCGGTGGTCCTCGTCCCGGGGACGTTCGAGACAATGTACAAGAACTGGGCGCTGCTTTCGCCAGTGCTCAAGGGCCAGGGGTACTGCGTCTTCGCGCTCAACTATGGGGTGGCCAACGGTGTCCCCGCCAGCGGGGCAATTCGGAACTCCGCAGCTGAGCTTGCGACGTTCGTGAAATCAGTTCTCGGCGCGACGGGTGCGAAGAAGGTCGATCTGGTCGGGCACAGCCAAGGCGGGATGATGCCGCGGTACTACATCGGCTTCCTCGGCGGCGCCAAGTATGTGCACCACCTCGTCGGCATTGCGCCGTCGAGCCATGGCACTCAAGGTCTCATCGCGCCGTCGCCCGCGGGGATGATTCTCGACACGACCGCAACGAGCACCCTGTGCCAGGCGTGCGCGGACCAGCATGCCGGGTCGGCGTTCATGGCCGAGCTCAACTCGATCGGCGACACCGTACCCGGCCCGTCCTACACCGTCATCTCAACCCGTTACGACGAGATCGTTACCCCTTACACGAGCCAGGCTCTTGTTGGGCCGGGGAAGCAAGTGTCCAACCTTGGGCTCCAGGACTACTGCCCTCTCGACACTTTCGAACACGATCAATCTCCTAACGATCCGAACGTGTGGTCCCTCGTCTCCAACGCGCTCCTCCAGAGCGGCCCCGCAGATCCAACGTATCGCCCGCAGTGCATGTAG
- a CDS encoding suppressor of fused domain protein: MYESVGAYLLSRWGYPAGRIRFDLEGLSIQVWKWDDAATGEGVDVYVTIGAAMCAPGNSPGAVGHRAEFLLGLRPGQDAVASAFAALGLYGRRSGAILGDGHTVPSDGPLWPGTEMMAFLVREQAAIIPTVQLSDGSHVHFLQALPLHESELLYKRRHGMDALMAHWEKRLVPFWDSERGPDAPMF, translated from the coding sequence ATGTATGAATCAGTCGGAGCGTATCTGCTCTCCCGCTGGGGTTACCCAGCAGGGCGAATCAGGTTCGACCTCGAAGGACTTTCCATCCAGGTGTGGAAATGGGATGACGCGGCCACAGGAGAGGGAGTCGACGTATACGTGACCATAGGCGCCGCCATGTGTGCTCCTGGCAACAGCCCGGGCGCGGTAGGTCACCGTGCGGAGTTCCTGTTGGGCCTGCGGCCGGGGCAAGACGCAGTGGCCAGTGCATTCGCAGCCCTAGGTCTTTACGGGCGGCGGAGCGGTGCCATATTGGGGGACGGACACACCGTTCCGTCGGACGGTCCGCTCTGGCCTGGAACGGAAATGATGGCGTTCCTGGTCCGTGAGCAGGCAGCGATAATTCCGACTGTCCAATTATCGGATGGGTCGCACGTCCACTTTCTCCAAGCTCTTCCGCTGCACGAATCCGAACTGTTGTACAAGCGCCGACACGGGATGGATGCCCTGATGGCGCACTGGGAAAAACGCCTCGTGCCTTTCTGGGACTCTGAGCGGGGGCCTGACGCTCCGATGTTCTAA